Proteins encoded in a region of the Enterococcus gilvus ATCC BAA-350 genome:
- a CDS encoding FAD-dependent oxidoreductase yields MKVVVVGCTHAGTAAVKNILANHPDAEVTVFERNDNISFLSCGIALYVGGVVKDPAGLFYSNPEELTSLGAKVNMEHDVTNIDTDAKKITAKDLKTEEEKIVEYDKLVVTTGSWPIIPPIKGIESKNVLLCKNYNQANVIIEQAKDAKKVVVVGGGYIGIELVEAFAESGKEVTLIDGLSRILNKYLDKPFTDLLEKELEDHGVTLALGENVSEFVADESGAVTKVVTPSNEFDADMVILCVGFRPNTTLLEGKVDMLPSGAIKVNEYMQSSNPDIFSAGDSTVVHYNPTGKDQYIPLATNAVRQGMLVGQNLVEQKMKYRGTQGTSGLYLFGWTIGSTGLTKESAALNDLDVNVTVIEDNYRPEFMPTTEKVLMEIVSEKGTNKILGAQFLSKYDITQSANTISVAIQNNMTLEDLALQDFFFQPHFDRPWNYLNILAQAALAEAE; encoded by the coding sequence ATGAAAGTAGTAGTAGTAGGATGTACACATGCCGGTACCGCAGCCGTTAAAAATATTTTAGCAAACCACCCGGATGCAGAGGTGACAGTGTTTGAGCGGAATGACAATATCTCATTCCTTTCATGTGGAATCGCTTTATACGTAGGTGGAGTCGTGAAAGATCCAGCAGGGCTATTTTATTCTAACCCTGAAGAACTTACTTCTTTAGGTGCAAAAGTGAACATGGAACACGATGTAACAAACATTGATACAGATGCTAAAAAAATCACAGCAAAAGATTTGAAAACAGAGGAAGAAAAGATCGTTGAATATGATAAATTGGTTGTAACAACAGGTTCTTGGCCAATCATCCCGCCGATCAAAGGGATTGAATCTAAGAATGTTTTATTATGCAAAAACTATAACCAGGCAAATGTCATCATTGAACAAGCAAAAGACGCTAAAAAAGTTGTAGTAGTCGGTGGAGGATATATTGGTATTGAATTAGTAGAAGCTTTTGCCGAGTCAGGTAAAGAAGTAACGCTAATTGATGGATTATCAAGAATCTTAAACAAATATTTAGATAAGCCTTTCACAGATCTACTAGAAAAAGAATTAGAAGACCATGGTGTGACATTAGCATTGGGAGAGAACGTAAGTGAATTCGTTGCAGATGAAAGTGGTGCTGTAACTAAAGTAGTGACACCGAGCAATGAATTTGATGCGGATATGGTTATCCTGTGTGTCGGTTTCCGACCTAATACAACGTTATTAGAAGGCAAAGTAGATATGCTGCCAAGCGGAGCAATCAAAGTGAACGAATATATGCAATCAAGCAACCCAGATATTTTCTCTGCGGGTGATTCAACAGTTGTTCATTATAACCCAACTGGAAAAGATCAATATATCCCTCTAGCAACAAACGCTGTTAGACAAGGAATGTTAGTCGGTCAAAACTTAGTTGAACAAAAAATGAAATACCGAGGCACACAAGGTACTTCTGGTCTTTACTTATTTGGATGGACGATTGGTTCGACTGGATTAACAAAAGAGAGTGCTGCATTAAATGATTTAGACGTGAATGTAACAGTAATCGAAGACAATTATCGGCCTGAGTTCATGCCAACTACTGAAAAAGTTTTAATGGAGATTGTTTCAGAAAAAGGCACGAATAAAATTTTAGGTGCACAGTTCCTTTCAAAATATGATATTACACAATCTGCAAATACAATCTCAGTGGCTATTCAAAATAATATGACGTTAGAAGATTTAGCATTACAAGATTTCTTCTTCCAGCCACATTTTGACCGCCCATGGAATTACTTGAACATTTTAGCTCAAGCGGCTTTAGCGGAAGCAGAATAA